The following are from one region of the Alphaproteobacteria bacterium genome:
- the amrB gene encoding AmmeMemoRadiSam system protein B, with the protein MELVNDVRPPAIAGTFFPADAGPLAASVDGHLAQSAAAEYTPKAIIAPHAGHVFSGPIAGAVYATLHAVSAEIRRVVMIGPCHRVPVRGFAVPSHRLWRSPLGDVPLDRVTIDRLSSFAGVEVKDECHTEEHCLEVQLPFLQRILSDFSIVPILVGRADPPQVEALLRELWGGPETLIVISSDLSHYHDYASAQKLDGAASLAIECLRPRQINDDQACGRIPIKGLLRRARALDMRVTTLDLRNSGDTAGTKDRVVGYGAYGFEYAHSARLSDEHRKMLGDLGRGVISAAVENGGRMPRVVANTLAPQLRSARATFVTLKIGGKLRGCIGSITPSRSLALDVAENSFKAGFGDPRFPALSAEDRDRIDISVSILSTPRQLECRTEAQLVADLNPDRDGVILVDGEKRGLFLPQVWESLPDPQDFVRHLKGKARLPEDHWSDAIQFYRFSTESFDCPRQN; encoded by the coding sequence ATGGAGCTGGTAAACGATGTGCGGCCGCCGGCTATCGCCGGGACGTTTTTTCCCGCCGACGCCGGCCCGTTGGCCGCATCCGTGGATGGCCATCTGGCGCAATCCGCTGCCGCTGAATACACGCCGAAGGCGATCATCGCGCCCCATGCAGGTCACGTCTTTTCGGGCCCGATCGCGGGCGCCGTGTACGCCACGCTTCACGCCGTCTCAGCCGAGATACGGCGGGTCGTCATGATTGGCCCATGCCACCGCGTCCCGGTTCGCGGATTCGCCGTGCCCAGCCATCGGCTGTGGCGATCGCCGCTCGGCGATGTCCCCCTCGATCGGGTCACGATCGACCGGCTGTCTTCGTTTGCCGGGGTCGAGGTCAAGGATGAGTGCCACACGGAGGAGCATTGCCTCGAGGTACAACTCCCCTTTCTTCAGCGCATTCTCAGCGATTTTTCGATCGTACCAATCCTCGTCGGCAGAGCGGACCCGCCTCAAGTCGAAGCACTTTTGCGGGAGCTCTGGGGAGGCCCCGAAACGTTGATCGTGATCAGCTCCGACCTCAGCCACTATCACGACTACGCATCGGCGCAGAAACTCGACGGCGCGGCGTCGCTCGCCATCGAATGCCTCCGCCCCCGGCAAATCAACGACGACCAGGCATGTGGACGAATCCCGATCAAGGGCTTGCTGCGCCGGGCCCGTGCCCTCGACATGCGTGTGACCACGCTCGATCTGCGCAATTCCGGCGATACCGCGGGGACCAAGGACCGTGTCGTCGGCTATGGTGCGTATGGTTTCGAGTATGCCCACTCGGCGCGGTTGTCCGATGAGCATCGAAAAATGTTGGGCGACCTCGGCCGTGGGGTCATTTCCGCTGCGGTCGAGAACGGCGGCCGCATGCCTCGCGTCGTCGCCAATACGCTCGCGCCTCAGTTGCGCAGTGCGCGCGCCACGTTCGTCACGCTGAAGATCGGCGGCAAGCTGCGCGGCTGCATCGGGTCGATCACGCCCAGCCGCTCGCTCGCGCTCGATGTCGCGGAAAACAGCTTTAAGGCCGGGTTCGGCGATCCTCGATTCCCCGCGTTATCGGCGGAAGATCGCGACCGCATAGACATCAGCGTTTCTATCTTGAGTACGCCACGCCAACTCGAATGCCGGACGGAGGCTCAATTGGTCGCCGATCTTAACCCCGACCGGGACGGCGTGATTCTGGTCGATGGCGAGAAGCGCGGGCTGTTCCTGCCCCAGGTGTGGGAGAGCCTACCCGACCCACAGGATTTCGTCCGCCACCTCAAAGGCAAAGCCCGCCTGCCCGAAGACCACTGGTCCGATGCCATTCAGTTCTACCGGTTTTCGACGGAAAGCTTCGATTGTCCGCGGCAGAATTGA